Genomic window (Marasmius oreades isolate 03SP1 chromosome 3, whole genome shotgun sequence):
CAACGAGAGTGAAGCGTCGAGAACATTACATGCTGTTTTCAGTAGCTTGTATAACAATTACAAAATCTTAATCGACACACATTCTCGCACATTTCAAAATGGAGACAACCTGATTTGAGCCCATCCTTTCAATGAGGGCACCTCAGAGTTCGGAAGGATATCGTCAAAATCGAGATCGAAATGAATTGCGGAATGATCGGTATACAGCTGCAAAATACGTCGACGTTTCACCAGATGTGTAGTTGACCTTGTTCGTTCGCGCTCGCGAGTTCTGATGCATTAATCTAGACGAGCACGGAGGTAAAGAAGTATGCGGGCATAGCCTCCCGAATGTTGCAGATTTTTAACTTTGTTGACTCCACCAAATCTTGGTGCTTAGTGTAAAGGGCCGTAATGGTTCATCATTTCTCCCATCTGGGCGTCATGGTCAATCATGTTTCATCCCCGCGCACTCCGAATGGTACGTTCAATACCATAACTGTGCTTTGCTGATGTTGTCATGATGTGGGTTGTTATGGGTCACCATGCTGGTATAAAAGGGTACTGGATTAGCTCGATATTATCCAGTTCAACAGATTTTTCTGCACAATGGTCATGGTCAGCTCcaccctcctccttctcctccctcTCGCCGTTACAGCAGCGAATCCTAAGCGAGGCATTGCTTACCCTCAAGAAGTCAAGGCACCGCTCAACAAGATACCTGCTACAAGCCAGATTTCTTGGGAGTATAACTGGGGTAAGCCAGCTCCTGCTGGTCTACCTGCCGGTATTCAGCATGTTCCCATGCAATGGGACGAAAGGGATATTGCCAACCTTCCGAGCCAGATAGGTAGTGCTCGAGTTTTACTTGTGAGTTTGATAGTCCAGATTCCTGTGATTATGATTATGATTTTGATCatcctttttttctttcgacCTGGTGGGTAGGGATTCAATGAGCCCGAGCGTGGAGACCAAGCTGCCATCTCTCCCGGAGATGCTGCCAACTTGTGGAAGACGCAGATTATGAAGGTCCCCGCAAGCGTCAGACTTGGAGGGCCCGCTGTTTCTGCTGGACCCACTGGTCAACAATGGTTGAGGGACTTTTTCGCCGCCTGCAACGGTGGATGCCGTGTTGATTTCCTTCCCATTCATTGGTAAGTTCTGCTTTTAGTCCCAGTTTGCGGAAAATCGAGTAGAATTCTGACCTGTTTTGTTAGGTACGGAGAGGGCGCCGCCAACTTTAACAAATACGTATCAGACATGCATACCATGTTCAACAAGCCTATTTGGGTCACCGAGTTTGCACCTACCGGTGGTGACGCTGTCGGTGAGTCGAGAGATAGTCGTTGGAGAGGGAATTGTGCTCACATCTGTTACAAAAATATAGCTTTCATGAGAGACACTCTCAAATTCCTCGACAGCACTTCCTATGTTGAACGATATGCCTGGTTCGCTTATGCTGTATGTGTTCCCATTGGTCAAATTGAGTCTAGCCCGCGACTGACCCTTACACTTTCCCTCCCACCTTAGCCAACTCCCGTACGAGGTTTGAACACTGGTAAGATCGACCTCTCCGCCGTGCTGATACCGAATCTAAATCGTTTACTTTTTTGTAGGCTTGTTGGATGGCAATAACAACATCAACAACTTGGGTAACATCTACATCAAAGGCGCTTAATTGTGTACAAAAGTGCAATCCTCTGGATGCACACACACATTCATTTATTGATATCATTAATATTCCGATTGCAGTACTTTGATTCGTAATTATTGGCTACCATTCACTTTTCAAAGCGTGCCAAGCAAGTGAACTATACACCTTGAAAATAGAAAGAACGTGTTTATCCCAAAAGGAATTCAAGGTTTCTGTTCGTTTTCGCAGATGGGCCCTAAATTCGGCAGTGGCTAAGGTCGAGTGTCGTTTTGGGAGAAGACAATAGGACGATGTCACTCCTTCAGTTATTGAGGACAGGTATATTACGTCGAGATTCGGGACCATGGGGTATAGTTTCTCAGGATCATTCGTGCGATTATGGCACCCGTCTTCCGTTCGTAACCCAGAAGATCGCAAGAGCGTTGAGTGTAGATTTTCTAATCTTGGTACTGTAATGGTTCATCATTCCTCCCATCCgatcatcatgcatcattcCCCGCGCCTCCCAAAATTGCGGGTCGTCATTTTTGAAGGGTATTCGTACGATTGGTTGGAGGTCAAATAGCATGAGTATCACCATACTGGTGTATAAATGCTACTGCATTAGCTCGATGTTATCCATTCCAACAGATTCCTCTGCACACTAGTCATGGTCAGCTTCgccctcctcctcatccttcCTCTCGCTGTTACAGCAGCGAATCCGAAACGAGGCATTGCTTACCCTCAAGAAATCGAGGCCCCGCTCAACAAGATACCTGCTACAAGACAAATTTCTTGGGAGTATAACTGGGGCAAGCCAGCTCTTTGCTACCTGCCGGAATCCAGCATGTTCCCATGCAATGGGACGAACAGGATATTGCCAACGTTCCGAGCCAGATAGGTAGTGCTCAAGTTTTGCTTGTGGGTTTAATCTTCAACCGGATGGggtgattttgattttgatcttttctctctctctttcgaCGTGGTGGGTAGGGATTCAATGAACCCGAGCGAACGGAACAAGCGGCCATCTCTCCCGCAGAAGCTGCCAACTTGTGGAAGACGCAAAATCATGACGGTCCCCGCAAGCGTCAGACTTGGAGGGCCCGCTGTTTCTGCTAGACCCACTGGTCAACAGTGGTTGAAGGACTTTTTCGCGGCTTGCAACGGTGGATGCCGTGTTGATTTCCTTCCCATTCATTGGTGAGTTCTAATTAAGTTCTTGCTTTTAGCCTCGGCGGTTACGGAAAATCGACTAGAATTCTGAACTGTTTTGTTTAGGTACGGAGAGGGCACCGCCAACTTTGACCAATACGTTCAAGTCATGCACAACATGTTCAACAAGCCTATTTGGGTTACCGAGTTTGCACCTACCAGTGGTGACGCTTTAGGTGAGTCAAGAGATAGTCATCGGAGGGTGGGAATTACTGCTCACAGTGCACATCTGTTAAAAAAATATAGCTTTCATGAGAGACACCCTCACATTCCTCGACAGCATTCCTATGTCGAACGATATGCCTGGTTTGCTTATGCTGTATGTGTTCTCATTGGTCGAATTGAGTCTTGCCCGCTGACTCTGACTCTTACACTTTCATCCCACCCTAGTCAACTCCCGCAATTGGTAAGATCGACTTATCCACCCGTGCTGATACAGAATCTAAATCATTCACTTTTTGTAGGCTTGTTGGATGGTAATAACAACATCAACAACTTGGGGAACATCTACATTAATGGCGCTTAATTAAGCGCATTTTGGGCGCATTTGCTTATTGACATCGTTGAAATCCTCAAAGATTGCATTATTTTGATTCGTATATTCGCCACTTAAAGAGTGACAGACAAGTGAAGTATACATCTTAATACCAGAAAGAACGTGTTTATCCCAAAAGGAATTTAGGGTTTCAGGGTTTCGGTTGAATGGTTTCCACGCGATCCTCCTCAACTTCATGTTGCGTGGTAACCAGAACCTAGCAAAAACGAACCGTAAGTTCACCGAAGAGATCTAAAAGTCGTATAGCTCTTACCTCAAGCGGACGAGGGGCATTGCGACTACCGAATATCCTCATCGGAAAGCGCTGTTTCTCCAAGTTGTTGGCTATTTTTTCGGAGTCGTGAGTCAGCGTCGAAGTAAGAGAGTTATTCTCCATGTCGTTTTCGCAGATGGGTCCTAAATTCGGCATTGGCTGTAGCTGGGGACGGGTTGCCGTTTTGGGAGAAGACAACAGGACGATGTCACTCCTTATCGAGGACATAGGTATACGTTGAGATTCGGGACCATGGGGTATAGTTTCTCCTGGTATTTCAGGATCTTCTGTGCGATTATTGGAACCCCGTCTTCCGTTCGTAACCCAGAAGATCGCAAGAGCGTTGAGTATAACCTATATACGCGTTAGCTTGATGCAATTCGATTCAAGGATCCGACTAACATCAGTACCGCAAGAGCCCAGACACACCCAGCCAAGTTGCTGGCCGTGTGCCGCCGTAAGGACGCCAATGTTTACCTGCAAGGCTGGCCTATGAGAATCACCATCCCTGTGgacatttgtttgggaactTACCAAGGACGTAGTTAATGCAGCGCTAGATGCACTAGGGTCGGAAACCGTCAGAGGTCTTTACGAAGGCGTGCAAGTCTTGTCACTTACATCAAAGTACGTATCGCGACTGATCTGATTCTCGGATTAACAATCTTGGACCTGAACAATGGCCACAGGAAGAGGCCGTTGAGAAAGAGGTTGATATACCTGAGCATGAGTCAATCAGTGTGGTCCGATAAATAATGATATGAGAGAACGCACAGGTCAAAACTTAATAAAGGAATGGAGGAGTACGACTTGAGGCCAATGACACACACACCATCGTCTCTCCAATAATGCACGCGTCCTAGGAAGGATTAGAGTCAGATGATGTTCTGAGTGGGTCATTATGGAAGTCTGGGACATACCAGTGATCATAAGAACGACCACAACGGAATAAGCAACAATTGAAGTGATGCAAGCCAGATAAACTGAGGAACGCCAGCGACTCTTTCCCGTCGTGGGTGACCAGACGAGATGAACTTTTTCAGCTGAAGGATCGCAAAAAAGAGGTTTTAGTTTCTAAAACTCATTCTGACGATAGAGCAGGCACAACTTACCCAGAAAACAATAGATGAGCACTTTGGAACTGGCGTAGAAAATGACGCAAACAAGGATCCCGGCCGTGCAAGCCCCTATAACGGTTTCGAGCCCGACACCAAAAATAAGGAGACCACCTGAAAAACCGAGGACTCAGAAACGTTTTTTGAGACGCCCGAAGAGGAACTCACTTGAGAATAAAAAGAGCCAAGAATCAAGGAAAATCAGGTCAACGCATGACCTGGGCCACGACATTGCCTTAAAAGATGCCCAGGAGGTTAATCCTTCAACACGCCGAGAGAGACAATGAGCCAAAATGGATAACCCTGATGGGGGGTTAAGAAAGTCAGAGAGGCTTGAGGGCGGAGGTGATTCTGAGTCACAAACCAAGGAAGTAGATCAGGGAGCTCAGAATTTGCAGACCGACAGATGGAAATATAACGGCCATGATGGTAGAGCGGGGAGGTGAGCTGGCTGAAAGCTGTTACTCGACGCTTTATATGTCGACGACCGCAGAAGAATCAGAAACAACAAGACTAGGAAATATCCCCTGTACCAGCCTTCACGTGCGCACCGCATCGCACTCTGAGACCCCGCGGTATCTCATTCTCAAGGGGCTTCCAATGAAAATGTGATTCAGGAGGTCACAATCTTGGGAGCTTCGGTGCAGACGTTCAGCAATTCCTAGTCATTCATCGAGTTGCGGGGGCTTATATTGAGGGATGAAGGTGTAGTagtgaaaggaaagaagtggTGGAAGTAGTGGCAAGAGCTGGTTGCCAGAGAAGGTTTGAGAAGTTCAGCAGCGAGTACCTCCCGATCCGTctcgattccatcttatTAACTAGTTCCGCCGACGCCACGACCGCTTGATGTACTCCTGCCGCTTGCTGGCAAACTGAGATCAATACTGCCGGTCAGGGCAGgtaattttttttttaaatttGGATTCAAATGAATATTAGATATTTACGCTGCAAAGCATACCTGTTCCAAGGTCAGTGTCCTTCAGTAATTGTGTGAAGACATTGCAAAAAGCGGTCAAAAATTTCCAAAGACTCAGTCTAAGGTTGTATATATAACTATGTCTGCTATTCGATGCCTGCCAAGTTTGCCAACCATTTCGGCAGAACAGGCTGCCACTGTCAAACACTCCTGCCCTACACCCACTGGCACCTTCGCCCCTGTACGGTGGCCCaggttttttgttgtttgaGAAATATAATGCACCGCAAGCTTGCTCGCTTCGAATGACAGTAAAAATGCTTTGGGGTTGCCCAAATTACTGCTAGCGCTTACGTTCATTCGAGCTCAGTAACCCTGCTTTTTcacgtcttcttcgtccgCAGTGAGCTCCATGTTCCAATGAGAGCGCCCGTTGATATAGATAACCGGATTGCCCTCGCAGCGCAATTCTCAATATAATCATCCAGCTGGAGTTGCAGTCGAACTTTCTTCATATTATGGCCGTACGAAAGGTACGTACTTCTCCCTCTGCACACCTAGACGGGTCTCATTATATTAGATTTTCTGGCTGTTCTACGACATTCAAACTTTCTGCTCCATATCCGAGTACGCATTCAATGCCAGCTGGCCTCCTAGATGAGCATACAACACGTTACCGCCTTCTATCTCACCCTTTCGAATCAAATCGAGCATTCCTGCAAGACTCTTTCCCTCGTATACCGGATCAGTGATAAACGCGTCCATTCTTGCTCCGTACTGCATCGCCTCTAACGTCTGCCTATCCGGAATTCCGTATACACCAGCGTGATATCGCTCGTCAAGCTCGACATCCGCCTCCATTATCTCATCTGCCCCCAATCCGATCTGTTCAGCAGTGTTTTTCGCAATACGAAGAGCCTGAGCTTTTGTTTCAACAGGTTTGGCCGATGCATCAATTCCAATGATACGCCGTGGAGGAACGTTCGGATCTAGCCTCGTGTGAAGCTTGAATCCAGCGATCATTCCAGCAAATGTCGACCCAGTCACAACACATACAACGATGGTGTGGAAGAAAATGCCCATTTCCTTTTCCTGAGCAGCAACCTCAAATGCCCATCTGGCGAACCCCATACCACCCAATGGGTGATCGGATGCTCCGGCTGGTATGTAGTAGGGCTTTCCGCCCTCTGCTTCTACTTCAGCAGTTAAAGACGCCGCTGTGGGTTTGTGTTCGATGCCAAAGGTAGAT
Coding sequences:
- a CDS encoding uncharacterized protein (CAZy:GH128), translated to MVMVSSTLLLLLPLAVTAANPKRGIAYPQEVKAPLNKIPATSQISWEYNWGKPAPAGLPAGIQHVPMQWDERDIANLPSQIGSARVLLGFNEPERGDQAAISPGDAANLWKTQIMKVPASVRLGGPAVSAGPTGQQWLRDFFAACNGGCRVDFLPIHWYGEGAANFNKYVSDMHTMFNKPIWVTEFAPTGGDAVAFMRDTLKFLDSTSYVERYAWFAYAPTPVRGLNTGLLDGNNNINNLGNIYIKGA
- a CDS encoding uncharacterized protein (CAZy:GH128), producing MTVPASVRLGGPAVSARPTGQQWLKDFFAACNGGCRVDFLPIHWYGEGTANFDQYVQVMHNMFNKPIWVTEFAPTSGDALAFMRDTLTFLDSIPMSNDMPGLLMLQLPQLVRSTYPPVLIQNLNHSLFVGLLDGNNNINNLGNIYINGA